TCATAGCCAAATGAAGGTGGAACTTACATTCTGCAGTTGCTGCCGCATGAAACCATTCTCATACATCAAGTGGGAGACCTGCTTCTGAAGTCTGTCATTCTCCTCCATCAAAAGCTTGTTCATTGCAGTCAGCTTCCTGTTCGCCGTCTGTACACAGGATGCATCCTTTCTTTGCTTTTCACGGCATCTGCCAAACCAATTACGGCAGAAATATTAGGGGAAGGAATACAACCCCGTTTTTACAGAAACTTTAACCACAAAATCTCAATATTGCAGTAAGCATGCATAAAATATGGGatatttaaataagaaaaataagaataaaaattcCACTTCTCACTTATCTTCCCATTCTCCAAGTCAAACAACTATAGACCAACTTCACTTATAGAAACCACATTCAAACAAAATAGGAGTcaaaattttcctcttgggATATTTAAAATTATGGGATACCCAAAATAagaatattaagaaaaaaaattccacttctcccttttcttcccATTCTGAATGATTAAGACCTAACAAATTTCAGAGTTCTTCCTAGTCATGACTTACAAAGCATtagcaacaaaaacaaaaaggaaaattctTCTCAAATCacacattttcaaaaaaaaaatctcaacaaataaacaaTTTAACAAACCCCCTCCACCCAGTAAAACTATATAAAATGTAAACACCAACCtagaaaaaatttaaatatattCGCGACAACCATGATCTATATactttttttcataaaaatttttcataaaaaaaaagtgaccgaaaatgaaattatcattaggaaagaaaaagggacCAATTAATTAAGATGCGTCTAAATAAGGCTCTTCTTTTAGGTTTCAGCAGAGCAAGACAGCTTACTGCTAAAGCAAGTTgaaagattcccattccctttCATTTATTCCCATGAGAACCCAAAAGTAGTctaaaatttcttaaaatatacataagaaagtatAACCGAatatcatcatttccttcacaagaaaaataACGATACATAAACAAGTTCTGGCCAAATCTCTTTCTTATCATAGAATCCAACAAATGAATGAGTCAAACAGAAGTAAATCTGCACGAAAACATAACTTCAACAAAGTGAAGTTCAGACTCAAATATCCTAACctttgaaccaaaagaacctgAATGACagtaaaatcaaaacaaatgattttttttttttaatgatgatcagagaaacaaaaagatataataaaacaaatgatttttttattattcagaGTCACCAACATTAAAGAGAACCTACAATCCATAAAAggcaaaggaaggaaaaaaactttttaaaaaaatgtacCAACAAGAACATTTAGATCAAAACAACTTCTTTTCCATCTCCCCAACCcattatcctttttctttttctgaaatcACTCAGAATAAGGGACAACAATTCTTATCAAGATTTCTTCTCttaaataaaccaaaaatagcATCCCAATACtttataaaataatgaaaacaaaCCCACTCTACGttcaagagaaataaaagaccatAACAAAGCCAGGTAACAACACATTCCAACAAAAACCAAATATTTTCTCGTTCTGTTCCACTCCAACTTCAGAACAAACACCtgtaaaatgaatgaaaaaataagCCAAGTAGCCCAAACCCACCAGAAGAGCACACATTTTGACaccaaggaggaaaaaaaatgacaagCACAAAACCCAACTCCCCAGATCGCATTTTCTTtccatccaaacaaaaaaaaataaaaacaagattCAATGAAACGAAGGAAGAGAACAAGTTTAACTGCTTTTATCAGACTATCACTGCATTTCTGCATCTTACCTCCGATTCCAGAACCAAACTTTGATCTGTTAAGGCTCAATGTTGGAGAGTATAGGACACTCTCTAATCAGTTGTTGCCTTCTCATGGAGCTTGGGTTGGGGCGTTCAGAGCAAACCCTCTCCAAAGCCTCAACCTGCTCAGGCGTATATCTGACACACTTGCTAGAATCCATCTGTTTAGACTCCTTAATCGAGAGCGCCATATATATATCCAACccagaaaaaaaccaaaaaaccaaagataaaagatttccaaaaaaaaaaacaaacaaagcaGAGCAACGGAAGATTGAAAGAACTACAAGGGGCAATAACAACTAGAGCCTTGGGCACTCTCTATGAGCACTGAAACGATGCTTCCAGATCCTCTCAGGCAGGCTCTCTCCTCCAAGAGAGCCTCCTCTCTCCCACATCCGAAACTCTCCCTAACCCAGAAAAGCTCAGTTGAGAACAAGAACAATCAGTTTATCTTGGACACCCATCTCGAGATAATACGTGACCAGGTGTGACTAGTGAGTGTTTAGCTTTTACTGAGTTTTTTCCTGAAAaacctctttcctctctctttctctctcccaaaaagcaaaaaagcagagtttctctctctctctccagatTTGTTGATGCAAGCTTATGGTGTcatacatgcatgcatgcatgcatgatgtaTGAGTGGATTGGCTTATGCACATGCGACACTGGGAAGGTATGTAGATGTAGCCTGTAGGAGCCATGAGGCGGCAATTACTGCTCTGTCCTATGAAAAGCATAttaattaaacaataaaaatgctttttttttttctttttagcgTTTTCGAAGACTGCCACGTGGAATGATAACTTGAATCGATTCGGGCCGTTACCTGATCTCGAAGCTTTTAGGTACTCCCTGctctcctccccctttctcTCAAAATACTCAAGTTCTATttcacttttttctttccttcttttctttttaccttttacggGTTTGATAAATCCAAACAAAGCGATTGAATCAGAATCATCCATAGAAATTAGAATGATGATAGGAATGGAAATCGAATCAAAATGTAAAAACCCAATCCCCTATTCCATTGCAGGTTTGTGCTGTTTGCAAATGCAATTGTCGCATTGTATTCGTTTGCCGTGATGGGAGCTTTGATTTGGGAGATTCTCAAAGGCACCACTTTCTTCCCGGTCACCGTACAGCTCTGGTTTGATTTTGGTCATGACCAGGTTGGTATCCATTATCCAACTGATCATCTCATCCTCCTCACTCCTCTGCAGTCTTATTATATACTCTTCTCctccaatttcaaaattgaacctcacttctcttcttctttattatttttaaattaaatttattttagtCTATTtaatatgatattattattgaTGAGAATGGAGTGGGATTTATTATTGTCTTCTAATGGATTGCAGGTTCTAATGGGGTGGGATTTAGTAAGAGTAAGGTTAGTAGGACCACCAATTTGCTGGCCCTGTTTTATACTTAACTAGGGACAGTTGattttttgagaagaaaaatgataacCCCCACAATATGAACTTCCCCAACCACCAAAAACTGCCTGCTTTCTTCAATTAATGATGTTTTCTAGGTCAACAGCTAATCAT
The nucleotide sequence above comes from Telopea speciosissima isolate NSW1024214 ecotype Mountain lineage chromosome 3, Tspe_v1, whole genome shotgun sequence. Encoded proteins:
- the LOC122653783 gene encoding homeobox-leucine zipper protein HOX32-like, which encodes MALSIKESKQMDSSKCVRYTPEQVEALERVCSERPNPSSMRRCREKQRKDASCVQTANRKLTAMNKLLMEENDRLQKQVSHLMYENGFMRQQLQNLVKWNL